CCGTTCCGGCGTCCCCCGGCGAGACTGTCCCCTCCCATCGGACCCCGGACGCCCGGTTTCTCGGCATGACGCCCGAAGACGGCTAGGCTGGCCCTTCTTCCCCATGGGCGGCGCGGCGGAACTCTTCACCCGGCACGTGTTCCTGGACCTCGAGACGACGGGGTTGGATCCGCGCGTCGACGAGGTCATCGAGCTCGGCGCCCTCTTCGTCGAGAACGGCCAGGTCGTGGACAAGTACGTCCACTTCTTCGCCGCCTCGCGCCCCCTCCCCCTCACCATCCGCCGCCTCACGGGCATCGAGGACGCGATGCTCGCCGGCCAGCCCCGGCTCGCGCAGAAGGTGCCCGAGCTGCGCAAGCGGCTCGCCGGCTGGACGGTGGTGGCCCACAACGCCTCCTTCGAGAAGGGCTTCCTCCCGGACCTGCTGGGCCCCATCCGCGCCCCGGTGCTCGACTCGTGCGAGCTGATGCACTACCTGCACCCGGAGCTGTCCAGCCACTCGCTGGAGGCCCTGCTGCGCTGGGCCGGCAAGGGCCCTCGCTCGCGGCACCGCGCCATGACGGACTGCGAGGCCACCCACGCCGTGCTGGTGCACGCCATGGAGGGCTGCATCCGCGACGGGCGCGCCGATGACCTCGCCGACCTGCTGGAGACGTTGGATCCGCGCGCCTCGCTGCGGCTCGCGCAGATAGAAGCCGGCGAGGCCGGGCTGGAGGAGTTGGAGGGAGACATCGACCCGGAGGCGAGACCCCTCGTCTCGGTGCTCACCGGCCTGTGGAACCTGTGCCGGAAACACTCCGCCCCGTTGAAGCTGGAGGCCACGGGCTTCCTCCCCGGCCGCCCCGAGCGCCTGCGCACCAATGGCACGAAGCCGCCTCCCGAGCCGGAAGAGGACACCCCGGTGGAGCCCGTCCGCGCCGAGGAGGTGTCGGCGCTGCTCGGCCCCGGAGGCGCCCTGGAGCGCGCGCAGGAGGGCTTCGCGGCCCGGCCCGCGCAGCTCGAGATGGCCCAGGCCGTGGCGCGCACGCTCTCCGAGGGCGGACAGCTCGCGGTGGAGGCCGGCACGGGCACGGGCAAGTCGCTGGCGTACCTGGCGCCCGCGGCCCTCTTCGCCGCTCGCAACGGGCGCAAGGTGGGCGTGGCTCCGCACACCAAGACGCTGCAGGACCAGCTCATCGAGAAGGACCTGCCCCGCCTGCACCGCGCCACCGAGGGCGCCTTCTCGTACGCGCTCCTCAAGGGCCAGACGAACTACCTCTGCCGCCGCCGCGCGCTCGACATCACCCGCGTGGAGCCCGGCATGAGCCACGCCGCCCGGGCCCCCCGCGCCTATCTGCGCGCCCTGATGCGCCGCGGCCGGGAGGGAGACCTCGACCGGCTGAGCCACTGGTTCCGCGAGCGCTTCCCCGTGCTGCTCGCGCTGGCACCGGCGGTGCGCTCGGAGGCGGCCACCACGCTGGGCGAGCGCTGCCCGCATTACCACCGCTGCTACTACCACTCGGCGGTGGCCCAGGCGCGCGACGCGGACGTGCTCGTCATCAACCAGTCGCTCGCCTTCGCGTGGCCCCTGCGCTACCCGAAGCTGGACCACCTGGTGCTCGACGAGGCGCACGAGGTGGAGGACGTGGCCACCACCGCGCTCTCCTCGGAGCTGTCGGACCTGGCCTTCTCCCGCCTCACCGAGCGGCTGCACGGACGCGACGGACGGCGAGGCCTCTTCGCGGAATTGCGGCGGGCGCTGTTCGCCTCGCGGCGCGCGGAGGCCCGCGTGCTGATGAGCGAGGTGGAGAGCTCCCTGCTCTCGGTGGGCGCGGCCTCGCGGGCCCTGGGCGAGCACGTGATGGGGCTGTGCGAGCCGGCCGCCACGAGCGCCTCGGAGGACGCGGACGAGTCCGCCTACGCGCCGGAGCTGCGCATTACCGGCGAGGTGCGGGCCTCCGCCGCGTGGGAGCCGGTGCGCGAGGGACTGGTGGAGGTGCGCGAGTGCCTCCAGTCCCTGCACAAGCTGCTGACGGTGGGGCTGGCGGAGGTGTTGCCGGACCTGGCGGTGAAGATTCCGCCGCTGGAGCGGGAGCTGGCGGGCGCCGTCTCGGAGGTACAGGAACTGACGACGCTGGCGTCGGAGCTGTCGGACGACCCCTCGGAGGGCCGGTGCTACGCGGCCACGGCGGTGCCTCGCAGGCAGCGCTGGAGCCTGATGGCCCAGCCGGTGAACGTGGCGGCCTATGTGTCGAGGGACTTCGCGCAACACAAGCGGGCCCTGGTGCTGGCCTCGGCCACGCTGAGCACGGGCACCGAGCGGATGCCGTACGTGCTCGGCCGGTTGGGACTGGATGGGCGCAACGAGGGGATTCCCCCGCCCCGGCTGCTGCGCGCGCCCACGCCCTTCGATCTGCGCAAGCAGGCGCTGGTGGTGCTGGTGACGGACGCGCCCCGCGCGCACGAGGAGGCCTTCATCGACTG
This is a stretch of genomic DNA from Archangium lipolyticum. It encodes these proteins:
- a CDS encoding helicase C-terminal domain-containing protein, producing MGGAAELFTRHVFLDLETTGLDPRVDEVIELGALFVENGQVVDKYVHFFAASRPLPLTIRRLTGIEDAMLAGQPRLAQKVPELRKRLAGWTVVAHNASFEKGFLPDLLGPIRAPVLDSCELMHYLHPELSSHSLEALLRWAGKGPRSRHRAMTDCEATHAVLVHAMEGCIRDGRADDLADLLETLDPRASLRLAQIEAGEAGLEELEGDIDPEARPLVSVLTGLWNLCRKHSAPLKLEATGFLPGRPERLRTNGTKPPPEPEEDTPVEPVRAEEVSALLGPGGALERAQEGFAARPAQLEMAQAVARTLSEGGQLAVEAGTGTGKSLAYLAPAALFAARNGRKVGVAPHTKTLQDQLIEKDLPRLHRATEGAFSYALLKGQTNYLCRRRALDITRVEPGMSHAARAPRAYLRALMRRGREGDLDRLSHWFRERFPVLLALAPAVRSEAATTLGERCPHYHRCYYHSAVAQARDADVLVINQSLAFAWPLRYPKLDHLVLDEAHEVEDVATTALSSELSDLAFSRLTERLHGRDGRRGLFAELRRALFASRRAEARVLMSEVESSLLSVGAASRALGEHVMGLCEPAATSASEDADESAYAPELRITGEVRASAAWEPVREGLVEVRECLQSLHKLLTVGLAEVLPDLAVKIPPLERELAGAVSEVQELTTLASELSDDPSEGRCYAATAVPRRQRWSLMAQPVNVAAYVSRDFAQHKRALVLASATLSTGTERMPYVLGRLGLDGRNEGIPPPRLLRAPTPFDLRKQALVVLVTDAPRAHEEAFIDWAAMRVSGLAQVMGGRVLGLFASTRRMERVADQVKAKLEPQGIEVMRQSRGHGRSLAARQEKDTGTVLLGTKSFWQGVDIPGRGVGCVFIDKLPLEPASRPLVATREEALARGGNAHLGFLYYRLPRALLMLRQGVGRLIRSHGDRGVVVIADPGHPSYRQLILDALAGYRVELLPWSEARVRLYAAIEEMGLIRRA